TACAAGCCAGTAATTGCCGCTGTTAACGGTCATGCGATAGGCGCGGGATTTGAACTTGCCCTCGCATGCGACATACGGATAGCATCTGAAAAAGCAAAATTCGGAGTATTTGAAACCCGTTATGGTCTGCATCAGGGGGACGGAGGTTTGGTTCGCCTCTGTGCAATTGCAGGAACAGCCGTCGCCGCTGATCTCTCCATGACAGGCAGGGAAATCAGCGCTGAGGAGGCACTGAAGCTTGGTCTGGTGAGCAGGGTTGTTCCCGCAGAGGAACTAATGAAAACAGCCGAGGAATACGCCGGGATGATACTGAAAAACAGCCAGCGTGCCGTACGCTCAGTAAAAGAAACCATAATTAATATTCAGGGGTGCTCCTTTGATGACGCTTTACGGCTCGAAGCGATAAACGGATACTCATGCCTCGGTGATTTTTCGGAGGCGGAAGAAAGGTTAAAGGCCTTCATCAAAAAACAGTAAACGCCGCCCGCAAAAAAAGCAGCCGCGGAAAGTATAGCTTGATAAATCATCCGCTTCGGTATTATCTTCTGCCTATGAAAAAAACTGTAATCGGAATCACAATCGGCGACCCTGCCGGAATAGGCGCTGAAATAGCCGCCAAATACGCACTGAACCAGCCGGAAAGCGTGAGGACAGTCTTCATAGGCTACCGCTTCATACTGGAAGATGCGTTCAGGAATATACTGAAAACGGAAATGCCCGAAATAGAGATCATTGAACCGGATGAAAAAGCGGACTTTGAAATAGAATACGGAAAAATAAAGGGCGAATACGGAAAAGCATCCATGCTTTTTGTTGAAAAAGCTGTGAGAATGGCGCAGTCAGGGGAAATTGACGCCGTTGTCACCTGCCCCATTAATAAAAAATCCATTCAGCTCGGCGGGTACAGCTTCCCCGGACACACTGAATTTTTAGGTTATCTCACTGATACAACAGATTTCTCCATGCTCCTTGTCGGGGACAGGGTGCGCACTCTCCTTGCCACAACCCATGTGCCCCTGTGCAACCTGACAGCTAAGCTGGATGTTCATACGGTGCTCACCGCCATACGCAACGCCCATAACGCTGGCAGATTCTTCTGCAAGGGTGCGCCGAAAATCGCTGTTCTTGGACTTAACCCCCACGCCGGAGACAACGGAGCCCTTGGGGACGAGGAGCAGAGCATAATTTCCCCTGCCATTGAGCAGGCAGTAAAGGAAGGCATAAACGCAGGCGGGCCATACCCAGCGGATTCGCTTTTCCCGAAGGTACTCAAGGGCGAGTTTGACTTTGTGGTGTGCATGTACCATGATCAGGGAATGATCCCTGTTAAGATGGAATCCTTCGGCAATGCTGTGAACGTTACCCTCAACCTGCCAATTATACGCACCTCCGTAGACCACGGAACCGCATTTGACATAGCCGGAAAAAACACAGCCTCCCCCTCCTCTTTATACAGGGCGGTGAAGGTGGCACAGGAAATGGTGATTAATGCTCGATCTGCTTAAACTTTTCAAAGAGGAACAGGGAAGAACGAAAAAAGCGTTCGGACAGCACTTCCTCACCAACACGCATATACTCGATCTCATAGTGAGCGCAGCAGAAATAGAGAAAGGCGACCATGTTCTTGAGATAGGCCCCGGCTGCGGTGTACTTACCCACAGGCTGCTTGAGGCGGGCGCAAACGTGACCGCAGTTGACATAGACGGCGAACTGGTTTCATTCCTCAAGCGCTATCTGCATGTTTACAAAAACTTCCGTGTAATCCATTCGGACTTCATGGAGTTTGACACTTCCCTCCTTGAAACGGACAGGCTGAAAATAATCGGCAACCTGCCGTACAACGTGTCCGTGGACATCACAGCCAAATGTACTGAACTGCACGGCATAACTGACCGCATGATATTCATGTACCAGAAAGAGGTCGCGGACAGAATAGCAGCGAAATCTGGCTCAAAGGCATACTCATCCATAACCGTTATGACCGATTACTTCTATGATAAGAAGAAAATAAAGGACATTTCCGGCGGCAACTTTTATCCCAACACAAAAGTGTTTTCATCGATCCTGAAATTCACTCCCCATGCCAAGGAAAATGTCGGTAACGAAAAGGAGTTCCTCGCTTTCCTGCGGAGGTGCTTCACTCAGAAGCGCAAAACACTCCGCAATAACCTCATGGGGGTCGAAAACCCCGAAACGGTGATAGAAAAAGCAGGGCTTAAGCCTTCCATCCGTGCGGAGGAGATGAATCTGGAAGATTTTATACGCCTTTTCAGGATAATAAATGATTAATAAACCCATCGAGGAACTGACCTTTACCGTATTTGACACGGAAACAACGGGCATGTCGCCGGAAAAAGGCTCAAGGCTGGTTGAGATCGCCGCAGTGAAAATCGAGCCTAACCTCACACTGAACCTCCAGAACCGATTTGAAACCCTCATAGATCCCTGCTGCGAAATACCCTATCAGGCTTACAAAGTTCACGGCATAAGCCGCTCTATGGTGCGGGGCAAGCCCACTGCTGAAATAGTTATACCCGAATTTGTCAGCTTCGTGGGGGACAGCATAGCCATAGCCCACAATGCGGGATTCGACTGCAAATTTGTTTACCACACACTGGAAAAATGCCAGCCTTCACATAGTTTTACAAAAATAAT
The genomic region above belongs to Geovibrio ferrireducens and contains:
- a CDS encoding enoyl-CoA hydratase/isomerase family protein, with the protein product MEKLTYEKKNRIAYITLNRPEALNALDEELNRELEEVWDDFALCSETDIVIITGAGKSFCAGADLKTFIPKWKKADLYSLRQNAQTGLAGGITRGKHRIYKPVIAAVNGHAIGAGFELALACDIRIASEKAKFGVFETRYGLHQGDGGLVRLCAIAGTAVAADLSMTGREISAEEALKLGLVSRVVPAEELMKTAEEYAGMILKNSQRAVRSVKETIINIQGCSFDDALRLEAINGYSCLGDFSEAEERLKAFIKKQ
- the pdxA gene encoding 4-hydroxythreonine-4-phosphate dehydrogenase PdxA is translated as MKKTVIGITIGDPAGIGAEIAAKYALNQPESVRTVFIGYRFILEDAFRNILKTEMPEIEIIEPDEKADFEIEYGKIKGEYGKASMLFVEKAVRMAQSGEIDAVVTCPINKKSIQLGGYSFPGHTEFLGYLTDTTDFSMLLVGDRVRTLLATTHVPLCNLTAKLDVHTVLTAIRNAHNAGRFFCKGAPKIAVLGLNPHAGDNGALGDEEQSIISPAIEQAVKEGINAGGPYPADSLFPKVLKGEFDFVVCMYHDQGMIPVKMESFGNAVNVTLNLPIIRTSVDHGTAFDIAGKNTASPSSLYRAVKVAQEMVINARSA
- the rsmA gene encoding 16S rRNA (adenine(1518)-N(6)/adenine(1519)-N(6))-dimethyltransferase RsmA encodes the protein MLDLLKLFKEEQGRTKKAFGQHFLTNTHILDLIVSAAEIEKGDHVLEIGPGCGVLTHRLLEAGANVTAVDIDGELVSFLKRYLHVYKNFRVIHSDFMEFDTSLLETDRLKIIGNLPYNVSVDITAKCTELHGITDRMIFMYQKEVADRIAAKSGSKAYSSITVMTDYFYDKKKIKDISGGNFYPNTKVFSSILKFTPHAKENVGNEKEFLAFLRRCFTQKRKTLRNNLMGVENPETVIEKAGLKPSIRAEEMNLEDFIRLFRIIND
- a CDS encoding 3'-5' exonuclease, with the protein product MINKPIEELTFTVFDTETTGMSPEKGSRLVEIAAVKIEPNLTLNLQNRFETLIDPCCEIPYQAYKVHGISRSMVRGKPTAEIVIPEFVSFVGDSIAIAHNAGFDCKFVYHTLEKCQPSHSFTKIIDTIGLARLAFPGLTSYSLDNLMSQLELDIPVPAAYRHRALFDAAHTALLTVRCFEALHAKGVRTMKDLLGRQGRLFYKWL